The Bacteroidales bacterium genome includes the window TTATCTCATAGGGAAAATGTTTGTCAGACAATAATGATTATTTCTATCTATGATTTACTGTATTTGAATTATCTCTACAATTATATGAATTATAAATCTAATTTTTAATAATTTTTATTAGCTTTACTTGTCATTAAAAATTTCTAAAATTAATAAAAAATGAAACAAATTTTATACTTAATAATTATTATTGAATTTTTATTTTTTTCCTGTTCGCTTGACAATAAAAAAAGTGAGAAATACAAAATTAGCGGAACTATAAATGGGATTACCACAAATAAAATATATCTCGGAAAATATATTGACAAAAAATGGCTTTCTATTGATTCAACCTATGTTATAAATTGTAAATTTTCATTTACAGGCAATATTGATATTCCTGAATTATATAACATCAAACTTACTGAAAACAAAGGAACCACACCCTTTTTTCTTGAAAACTCCGTTATTAATATAGTAATTAATGTTGACAGTTTAATTAATACAGAAATATCAGGTTCATTAACACAAGATATTTTCATTTTGTTTTCTGATAAATTAAAACCATTTGAAAATAAGCTTGAAAATTTATATATCGAATATAGAAAAGCAAAAAATGAAAATAATAATGAACTAATGTCAGAAATTGATATAAAGTATGATTCTGTTATTGAACAAAAAAACTTGTTTATCAAAGAATTCATTTTGAAAAATAATTCTACAGTAGTATCACCATATTTAATATTAAAACATTTGATTTATTATATCGAACTTGAAGTATTGGAAAATATGCTTGATAATTTTGATATTTCAATAATAAAATCTAAATATATTACTAAACTACATGAAAGGGTAGAAATCCTAAGAAAAGTAGCAATAGGACAGCCTGCATCGGAAATTACTCTTAACGATACTTCAGGGAATTCTTTTAGTTTATCTTCATTAAAAGGCAACTTTGTTCTTATTGATTTTTGGGCTTCATGGAGTGGCTCGTGCAGAAAAGAAAATCCTAATATTGTTTTAATATACAATGAATTTAAAAATAAAAATTTCAAAATTCTTGGAGTATCTTTTGACAATAAAAAAGATAGATGGATTAAAGCAATTAATGATGACAAATTAACATGGTATCATATATCAGAATTAAACGGCTGGAATAGTTCAGCAGCAAAATTGTATGGAGTAAATTCAATTCCTCATACTGTAATTGTTGATACTAATGGAATTATTGTAGCAAAAAATCTATCAGGCGAAGAATTAAAAAATAAAATTATAGAATTGGTTAAATAATTTTTTAAAATACGTTTAACACTCGCCAATTGATGTTTAACATATTACATTTCAAAAACGCCCTTACTTTATACCAAAATTTAGCTTATATATAATAATACATAGAACTTGTATTAACCCGATTAATTAGCTTCGCTGAGCACTTCGTGGTTCATAAACTTAAAAGACAGAATCTTGAATTAATCTGAAATAAAATAATAAAATGAATGATATTTTAGAAAAAACTACTATTTTGTCACTCTTAACCAGTAAAATTAATAAATATGAAAATTATTCTTTCAATAATCATACTTATATCCTTATCTAAAATAAGTAGTTCACAGGAATTAAAACGAAGAGCATATCTTGGGGTTTACGGAA containing:
- a CDS encoding AhpC/TSA family protein; the encoded protein is MKQILYLIIIIEFLFFSCSLDNKKSEKYKISGTINGITTNKIYLGKYIDKKWLSIDSTYVINCKFSFTGNIDIPELYNIKLTENKGTTPFFLENSVINIVINVDSLINTEISGSLTQDIFILFSDKLKPFENKLENLYIEYRKAKNENNNELMSEIDIKYDSVIEQKNLFIKEFILKNNSTVVSPYLILKHLIYYIELEVLENMLDNFDISIIKSKYITKLHERVEILRKVAIGQPASEITLNDTSGNSFSLSSLKGNFVLIDFWASWSGSCRKENPNIVLIYNEFKNKNFKILGVSFDNKKDRWIKAINDDKLTWYHISELNGWNSSAAKLYGVNSIPHTVIVDTNGIIVAKNLSGEELKNKIIELVK